A single region of the Gemella sp. zg-570 genome encodes:
- a CDS encoding GntR family transcriptional regulator, translating to MKKYEKIINNIILKIESGIFKEGEQIYTEKEIKDIYNVSSTTAVRVLNDLVSSGYIYRVQGRGSFVCKTLVNKKIYFTENNNFKYYFNPKNIEKSKVLSAEIIVDEEICTKFLKIKPQKLLKVNRVKYIDTINWAYQVNYIPIKYLPNIDTENLEDFSELATMIRNKYRIDIHKEKFKKTISVTVGLPKEVKDLIAPDNEPCFEFDRQTFLPNGKIFEYVKIYINYKYYKIEIHD from the coding sequence ATGAAAAAATATGAAAAAATTATTAATAATATAATTTTAAAAATAGAAAGTGGCATCTTCAAAGAGGGTGAACAAATATATACAGAAAAAGAAATAAAAGATATTTATAATGTTAGTAGTACAACTGCGGTTAGGGTTTTAAATGACTTAGTAAGCAGCGGTTATATTTATAGGGTTCAGGGCAGGGGAAGTTTTGTTTGTAAAACCCTGGTAAATAAAAAAATATATTTTACAGAAAATAATAATTTTAAATATTATTTCAATCCAAAAAATATAGAAAAATCTAAGGTTCTTTCAGCAGAGATAATAGTTGATGAAGAAATATGTACAAAATTTTTAAAAATTAAGCCTCAAAAATTACTAAAAGTAAATCGTGTAAAATATATTGATACTATTAATTGGGCCTATCAAGTAAACTATATACCCATAAAATATCTTCCTAATATTGATACGGAAAATTTAGAAGATTTTAGTGAATTAGCAACTATGATTAGAAATAAATATCGTATAGATATTCATAAAGAAAAATTTAAAAAAACTATAAGTGTTACGGTAGGTCTTCCTAAAGAAGTAAAAGACTTGATTGCACCTGATAATGAACCGTGTTTTGAATTTGACAGACAAACATTCTTACCAAACGGAAAAATTTTTGAATATGTAAAAATTTATATTAACTACAAATATTACAAAATAGAAATACATGATTAA